A single genomic interval of Eurosta solidaginis isolate ZX-2024a chromosome 3, ASM4086904v1, whole genome shotgun sequence harbors:
- the Sps2 gene encoding selenide, water dikinase 2, which translates to MFSPTNYGLPEGFRLTNFSTLRGUGCKLPEEALRKYLQETEILHKVTHNEIREKYKDGFIGSGMDCAVVPLTRHHDYFLVQTVDFFYPLVNDPKIMGKIALANVVSDVYAVGVTEFDKLNMLVSVSTEFSEAERDVIIPQIVEGFHESAKEAGCRVHIQNITYNPWCVIGGIATSVCTGTEFIMPSNAKDGDVIILTKPLGTQLSTNAFLWMEEQNEKYQKLLAAHLDDNAIRKTFDIAVKSMTYLNKTAAELMHKHKAHAATDVTGFGLLGHAKNLAGFQKDMVSFEITKLPVIANAIRIGEIVGQDQKLKNGKAVETSGGLLICLPEDTAQMFCEDFAILTNNKQTAWIVGRVKATDGRNAYLIENPEILEVFQ; encoded by the coding sequence ATGTTTAGTCCCACAAACTACGGGCTTCCTGAAGGCTTTCGCCTTACCAACTTCTCAACCTTACGCGGGTGAGGTTGTAAATTGCCTGAAGAAGCTCTCCGCAAGTATCTCCAGGAAACGGAAATTTTACACAAAGTAACACATAATGAAATTAGGGAAAAATACAAAGATGGCTTTATTGGATCTGGAATGGATTGTGCAGTAGTTCCATTAACACGGCATCATGATTACTTCCTCGTACAAACAGTTGATTTTTTTTATCCATTGgtgaatgatcccaaaataatggGTAAAATAGCACTCGCCAATGTAGTAAGTGATGTTTACGCAGTTGGTGTAACCGAATTCGATAAACTAAATATGCTTGTAAGTGTTTCAACGGAATTCTCTGAAGCGGAACGTGATGTTATAATACCACAGATTGTTGAGGGCTTTCATGAATCGGCAAAAGAGGCAGGTTGTCGTGTTCACATACAGAATAtaacatacaacccatggtgtGTTATAGGAGGCATAGCAACCTCAGTTTGCACAGGAACAGAATTTATAATGCCATCTAATGCCAAAGATGGCGATGTAATTATATTAACCAAACCTTTAGGCACACAATTATCAACAAATGCATTTCTCTGGATGGAAGAACAAAATGAAAAGTACCAGAAATTATTAGCAGCACATTTAGATGATAATGCAATACGGAAAACTTTTGATATTGCTGTCAAATCTATGACATACCTGAACAAAACTGCCGCTGAACTAATGCACAAACACAAAGCGCATGCTGCAACAGATGTAACTGGATTTGGCTTGCTGGGACACGCAAAGAATTTGGCAGGGTTTCAAAAGGATATGGTATCCTTTGAAATAACTAAATTGCCTGTAATTGCAAATGCAATTAGAATCGGTGAAATCGTCGGTCAGGACCAAAAGCTAAAAAATGGTAAAGCAGTGGAAACCTCGGGTGGCCTTTTAATATGTCTGCCAGAGGATACAGCTCAAATGTTCTGTGAAGATTTTGCTATCCTTACTAATAATAAACAGACAGCGTGGATAGTTGGTAGAGTGAAAGCAACTGATGGACGTAATGCCTACCTGATCGAGAATCCAGAAATTTTGGAAGTGTTCCAATAA